A genomic region of Raphanus sativus cultivar WK10039 chromosome 6, ASM80110v3, whole genome shotgun sequence contains the following coding sequences:
- the LOC108806092 gene encoding apoptosis inhibitor 5-like protein API5, whose protein sequence is MSEVKKLIEKLEKVEKQVIKSGQTSQADEERGKVLDSFLKEFEQNRKGSLIDVLEKLSGLLPSKVYARKEQTVSTEEKITSHINRFMRNRIGDLIGEALKTTNPQQLPALATFVENQVLMSDATPFNVSDTIQVDGLISVMQMLVQFYKSGVQINGVLNFVNNYVWPRFEELPEDRKLDFLRALAEISSFTRAPVSDDTLRSMVKILKVYMPTSKGSVFEEEKSSTHVECLLYVFHHLAHKAKNPKTATSLCVELRERLKNVTLMTAKNRGATH, encoded by the exons ATGTCTGAAGTAAAAAAGTTAATAGAGAAGCTTGAGAAGGTTGAGAAGCAAGTGATAAAGTCTGGACAAACATCTCAG GCAGATGAGGAACGTGGGAAGGTGCTTGATAGTTTTTTGAAAGAATTCGAGCAAAATAGAAAAG gATCTTTAATTGATGTCTTGGAAAAACTCTCTGGTTTATTACCTTCAAag gTATATGCTAGAAAGGAACAAACTGTGTCTACTGAAGAGAAAATAACATCACACATAAACCGGTTTATGAGAAATCGTATTGGTGACTTAATTGGAGAG GCCCTCAAGACGACAAATCCACAACAGCTGCCGGCTCTTGCAACATTTGTTGAAAATCAAGTTCTTATGTCTGATGCCACGCCGTTCAAT GTTTCAGATACTATTCAAGTAGATGGGTTGATAAGTGTCATGCAGATGTTGGTTCAATTCTACAAG AGCGGTGTTCAAATCAACGGGGTTCTCAATTTCGTGAACAACTATGTCTGGCCACGTTTTGAAGag CTGCCGGAGGACagaaaacttgattttcttAGAGCGTTGGCTGAGATTTCGTCATTCACGCGAGCTCCTGTATCAGACGACACGCTTCGCTCAATGGTTAAGATCTTAAAg GTGTACATGCCTACCAGTAAGGGGAGTGTGTTTGAGGAAGAAAAAAGTTCGACACATGTTGAGTGTCTATTATACGTCTTCCACCACTTGGCCCACAAG GCTAAAAATCCCAAAACAGCAACGTCGCTTTGCGTGGAATTAAGAGAGAG ATTGAAGAATGTTACATTAATGACCGCCAAGAATAGAGGAGCTACGCATTAA